The Roseimicrobium gellanilyticum sequence CGGGCCGATTGGCAGGTTGTAGTAGTTCTCGCTGCGTACGCCGTAGTCCAAAACACTCTTGTCCCAGCGAAAGGTGGGCATCTGGGTGATGCCGACGATGCGCCAGGTGCCGGGTGGCGTTGCAAGATAGCCACTGCCAGGCGTGATGGGCAGGCTGGCGAGGATTTTCTCACCGTCGTAGAGGTCGAGAATCTTTTCGCGGGTATCGATTTTGATGACTCGCGCGAGGTAGTCGGGATTCTCCGGCAGGCTGGCGATGGGAGTAAGCTCTTCAATCAAGAAAGGCTCCACATTCGGCACGCGCACGGTGTCGCCCGGTTTGAGCCTGCTCATCTTCATCGGGAGATTGATGAACTCCAGCAGCTCTGGTGCGCAGTGGAAGCGCTCCGTGAGGAACTCCAGAAGCGAGTCGTATGGCAGGTACTTCTTCTTGCTCTGGGCGGAAGGCTGGCTGGGCAGATCCCCCACGAACTTCAGATCCTCCTCCTTGATGGTGTAGGTGGTGTAGAGCTGCGTGATGTTGGAGAGATCCAAGGTGTGTCCTTCCAGAGGCGTCTCGGCGAAGCCCTGCGCACGCTGATACCGATTCAGGGCCTTCGTGGTGAATTCACCCGGCCGGCCATCCAGTTTTCCGGGACCAAAAAGTTTTCCATCCAGGAAGATCTGAAGTCGCAGCACGGCATCGATGGGCTCCGGCGCCTTCGGCAGCGGGTCGGGGAGCATGGCAAAAGCCGTGGTCGTGGCAAAGACCAGAACTGCCGGGAGTACGAAGGAGATGCCTTTCATCGGGGACTTTTGTGCGGAGCGGAAACTTTGTGACACCGAGGAATTCCGTATGCAAAAAGTGCGCCCCACAGAGGTACGATTGCGAAAGCGCGTGTGGTCTTGTTTGCTATCACGAAGAGCGGGGATGCAGCGGCAAGCCTCCGTCCGTAATCTGCTCCGGGCAATTTGCGCTGGGCGACAAATTCTTTATTTAAGTTGTTGCTTAATTAAGTGGTGACTTCATTATATTGGCATGCTCGCTTTCACCGCGCTCGCAGATCCAACCCGGCGTCGCATTGTCGAGATGCTGGCGGAGGGGGAGCGCACCGCGGGTGAGATTGTGGCGCGGTTCGACATGACGGCTCCCGCCATCTCGCAGCATCTCAAGATGCTACGGGAGGCAGGCCTCGTGAACGTGCGCGCGGATGGCCAGCGCCGCATCCACTCGCTGGATCAGGGTGGATTCTCGGAAATGGAGGCGTGGATCGCAAAGACGAAGCGCTTCTGGGAAAACCGCCTGGATGTACTGGAGCAGACGCTCCGGGCTGAAGACGAAAAGAAGAAGAAACCCAGTGCGAAAAAGAAGTGAGCCCGCCTGGCTTTAGAACTCCCTACTCACCATGAAACAAGATCCCACCTATCCTTTCGTGCGCGTTGTCAGGCGCATTTCCTTCCCTGCCGAGCGCGTGTTTGATGCATGGCTTGATCCCCACCTTGCCTCGCAGTGGCTCTTTTCCACACCCTCCGGAACCATGGTGCGTGCAGAAGTGGACGCGCGGGTGGGGGGTAAGTTCACCTTCACAGACCGTCGTGATGGGGAGGATGTGGAGCATGCGGGTGAATATCTGGAGATCGATCGTCCGCGACGTCTTGTCTTCACCTTCGGTGTGCCGAAGTACTCCAAGGAATTCACGAAGGTGACAGTGGAGATTGTGCCCCAGGGAGACAGTTGTGAACTGACCCTGACACAGGATGTGCATCCCGACTGGGTGCATTTCGCCCCGCGTTCGCAAGATGGCTGGACTGTCATCGTCGAGGGGCTCGCCGCGAGCCTGGGAGAGCGTTATGCGGTGGTGAATCGACAGCCGGTGCAGCACATCGGTTCAGATGTGGCGCGTGTGGTGCGGTTGCTGCCCGGACCGGTGGAGCGTGTGTGGTCCTACCTGATGGAAGGTGACAAGCGCAAGACCTGGTTCACGGATGGCACCATTGAGCCGCGCCTCGGCGGTCGCGTGAATCTGCATTTCCGCCATGCGAATCTCTCGCCGGACGAAACACCTCCGGACAAATACCGCGCTGTGCATGACCCCGGAGTGACGATGGCTGGAGAAGTGGTCGCGTATGATCCTCCAAGAAAGCTTGGCATCACCTGGGAGGGCGAAAAGCCCGAAGAAACGTCTGAAGTGATCTTCGAGCTCGAACCTCAAGGCGACGACGTGCAACTGACGCTCACCCACCGGAAGCTCAATTCGGATGCGGAGCGCACCGACGTGAGTTCCGGCTGGCACCTGCACACCGCGATGCTCTTTGCACGCTTGTCCGGTTCCACGCCTTCTCCCTTGTGGGCAGCGCACAATCGCCTGGAGGCCTTTTATCAAAGGAAGCTGAAGGAGACTGTTGCTGCTGCCAGCTGAAGGTCATCACGCGCCACGCTCATGTCGCACAGCGCAAAATCTGCCGGCGATACGCCAGGGGTGTCTGCCCAGCGTGCCGCCGGAAGTGCTCTGTGAAAGAGCTCTGGTCGTAGAAGCCACATGCGGAGGCGATGTCTGACAGCGAGGCATCGCTTTCGCGAAGCGCCCGGCACGCTGCAAGCACCCGTGTCTTGATGAGAAACTCCTGCGGTGTAAGACGAAGGACGGCACGAAAGCGCCGTTGAAGCTGGCGGATGGAAAGCCCCGCCTGCCTGGCAAGCGCAGCGATGCTTACCTGTTTGCGGAAGTGCTGGCGGATGAATTTCACGGATGCTGCAATCTCACGCCAGGGGGTGTCAAAGCGGGCGTGCCCCTCATACTCCTGGATGACACCCATCACGCCGATGATGCGCCCACGGCGTGACCAGATGGGCAGCTTCGTCACCACGTACCAGTTCGGCACGCCCTGCGCATCCCACCATAGCTCGACGCGGTCGCTCATCGGCTCTCCGGTGGAGTAGATGCGGGCATCGTCGCTCACATAACTCTCCGCCATGCCGTGCGGATTGATGTCGAAGTCCGTGAGTCCCACCGTACTGGCATCATCACGAAGACCGTAACGTTCACGAATGCTGCGGCTCAGGAACATGATCTCACCGCGCTGGTTCTTCGCGAAAAAATGCAATCCCGGCAGGCTGTCGAAGAGCGTGTGGAAGAGGCTGGTGGGTGCAATCTCCTGCAGCCAGCTGTCCCGGCCATCGAGCTGACGCCGGAGTTCCGCCGCGGAGCGTGTCTTGCCGTGCAGGCTTCGACCGGGATTACGTGTCGCATTTGGCATAGGATCTGTCGTCGTCAGCCCATAATCAATCCTGCTGGCAACATGACGTCAACCGCGTCGTTCTAGCCATCCCGCAGCCTGTGTTCTCGAATAGAGAGCATGGGGTCCGCAGCCATCCAGCCCGCGCTGCCTCTTCCATGAAAATACGCTTCCTGATGTTCTTGGCCTTGCTGTTCACGTCCGTGGCGATCGTGGCAGAGACACCGACCTCCGGTCCGCTGGCCGCGGCACTGAAACCGCTGGTGGACGAAGGCAAGATCGCCGGCGCAGTCATGCTGGTGGCAGACAAGGACAAGGTGCTGGCGCTGGAGAGTGCGGGCTATGCCAGCCTCGCCACCAAGGAGCCGATGAAGAATGACGCGGTCTTCTGGATTGCCTCCATGACCAAGTCCGTGACTGGTGTGGCGGTGATGATGCTGGTGGATGAAGGCAAGATCAGCCTGGATGATCCGGTGGAGAAATACCTGCCAGAGTTCAAGGGACAACAAGTGCAGGAGCGCGAAGGTGGTCCGCTGCATCCGCCGAAGCATCCCATCACCATCCGGGAGGTGATGACCCACACCAGCGGCCTGCTCACGGCACGTGATCCACGATTGAAATACGTGCCGACCCTGGAGGAGAAGGTGAAGCAGAGTGCGCAGTTCCCACTGATTCGCGAACCGGGCACCAAGTTTGAGTACAACAACGTGGGCATCAATGCCGCAGGGCGCATCGTGGAAGTGGTGAGTGGGATGCCGTATCCCGAGTTTCTACAGCAGCGCCTCTTCACACCGCTCGGCATGAAGGACACCACCTTCTGGCCCACGGAGGAACAGGCATCACGCCTCGCTAGCTCTGTCCGCCTCAACAAAGATAAAACGGCGCTGGAGGATGTGAAGCTCGATGCGAACCTCCCGGCCGAGACGTTCGCGAAGCTTAGCAAAACGGCGACGGTGCCCAGGCGTGTGTTCGACAACTTCGGCGTCGGTAAATTCTCCGAGTATGCCAACAAATATGGCGAGCCTGCGGGCGGGCTTTTCTCCACTGCGACGGACATGGGACGTTTCTGCCAGATGTTGCTGAATGGCGGCACCTTTGATGGGAAGCGCTATCTCACCGAGAATGCGGTGAAGGCCATGAGCAGTGTGCAGTCAGGTGATGTGAAAGTGACTCCGGACACCGGCTACGGCATTGGATGGTATGCGAAGTTTGCGGGAGCAGAACCTCCCGGCATGGGCAGCTACACCCATCAAGGTGCGCGCAAGACGGTGATGTGGGTCGATCCGAAGAATGGCCTGGCAATGGTCGTGATGGTCCAGAATTTTGACATGGACCCTGATGCGCACAAACGCATGCATCAGAGCTTCCTCAAGGCGGCCACGGGAGTGATTGGAAAGAACAAGTGATCCCAGTATTTCATGAAAGTCTCACTCTCACGGACACTGATCCTCTACGTCTGCACGAGTTGGTGCTTGCTCAGCAGCCATTCATGGACGCAACAACCTGCTGCTACCGGGAAGAAACCCAACATCATTTTCATCCTCGCGGATGACCTTGGCTGGAGTGACACTGCTATCAATGGCACGACCACCTTTTTCGAAACGCCAAACATCCAGAAGTTGGCGGATCGTGGCATGACCTTTCGCCAGGCGTATGCGGCGAACCCGACATGCTCACCCACGCGTGCGAGCATTCTTACCGGGATGTATCCGGGGCGCATTGGCATCACTACGCCATCGTGCCATGAGCCTGACGTGCGACTGGAGGCCACGCTGAATCAGCGTTCCGCGCCGGACCAACCCTCTCTGAGTACGCAGACGGCGACGCGACTGAAGCAGGAGTATTTCACACTCGCAGAAGCGTTGAAGGAAAATGGCTATAAGACGGGTCACTTCGGCAAGTGGCATCTGGGATTGGAACCGTATGATCCAAAGCGTCAAGGTTTCGATGTGGACGTGCCGAACTGGTCTGGTCCCGGTCCTTCTGGATACCTTGCTCCGTGGAAAGGAAAGAACTTCAGCCTGCCCGCGAAGGAAGGTGAGCACGTGGAGGACCTGATGTCGCAAGAGGCCATCAAGTTCATGCGCGAGCACAAGGATGAGCCCTTCTATCTGAACTACTGGGCCTTCTCTGTACATTCCCCTTGGCAGGCGAAGCCGGACTTGGTGGAAAAGTATCGCCGCAAGTCTGACGCGAAAGCCCTGCAGCGTGAGCCTGTCTATGCCGCGATGGTGGAAAGTCTCGACGATGCCGTGGGCCGACTGCTGAATACGCTCGATGAGCTGAAGATCGCGGACCGGACCATCATCGTCTTCTTCTCAGATAATGGCGGAGTGAACTGGTTCGAGCCGAACATGAAGAAGAACTCGGGCATGGACTACGCGCCCACGAGCAATGCGCCTCTGCGTGGCGGCAAGGGCACGCTGTATGAAGGCGGTACGCGCGAGCCGTGCGTGGTGGTGTGGCCCGGCAAGACGCAAGCAGGCGCCAAGAGTGACGCCTTGCTGAGTAGCGTGGACTTCTATCCCACGCTGTTGGAGATGGCAGGTATTCCGGTGAAATCAGAAGTGAGGCTCGATGGCGTGAGCCAGGTGCCCGCGTTACTGGGGAAGAAGGGACCGAGAGACACCACCTTCTGCTACTTCCCGCACTACTCGCCTCCGGGCCACGTGGTGAAGACGGTGCCCGGTGCGTGGGTACGGCAGGGCGACTGGAAGCTCATTCGCCTCTTCAACGCCGCGCCGGATCAGAATGATCGCTACGAGCTTTACAATCTCAAGGATGATCCGGGTGAGGCGCGAGATCTCTCCGTAGATCTTTATGCCAAAGTGCAGGAGCTCGATGTTTTGTTGAGCAAGCATTTGCGCGAGACCAACGCGCTCGTGCCGGGGAAGAATCCGTACTACAACCCGGAATTGCCAGATCTCATTCCCGTGAAGGGTGCCACGCTCGCGAAGCGGAATGGCGTACTGGTAATCACGGCGGAAGGAAACCCAAGCTTCAGCACGACGGAGTTACCGTCCGGACAGGGGCCTTTCACGCTTGGCGTGCGCATCCGTGCCCATGGCAAAGGTGAAGGGCGCATCTTCTGGAACACCAGCAAGAAGGAACCGTACGCTCGGGAGCGATCGGCCTCATTCCCGTTGGAGCACGATGATGCCTGGCACAACTACGCGATTGCCATCCCCGCGGCTCAGCCCCTGTATTCCTTGCGTCTGGATGCGGGCACCGGAGCTGGCGAGACGCGCGTTGAGTTCCTGCGTTTGCGTGACAAGGGTGAGAAGCTCGTGCGTGAGTGGACCTTCAATGGGGATGACTATGTGACGGGCCCTGATTCGCGGAGGCAACCGGAGGTGCCTGTGGGGAAGCGTTTTCAGTTCACCTTTGATTCCTCAAAGATCTTCCCCGGCACTTCGCGCGGTATCACGGTCTATGTGCCGGCGCAGTATAAGGCAGATAAACCGGCGTGTGTGTATGTGGGGCTGGATGGCTTGGGTTTTGGCGTGCCGGAGGTGTTCGACAATCTCATTCATAGCGGAGAGATGCCGGTGACGATTGCCATCGGAGTGGCACCCGGCAGTGTGGCCTCGACGAAGGCGGGGCAGAATCCACGGTTCAATCGCAGCTATGAGTTTGATGGCATGAACGACAACTTTGCACGGTTCATCCTCGAAGAACTGCTGCCAGACATCGAGAAGCGTCAGACGCCAGATGGCCTGCCCATTCGCCTCTCAAAGGATCCCAATGATCGCTGCACCGGGGGTGGTAGCACAGGAGGTATCGGCGCCTTCACACTGGCATGGGAGCGGCCCGATGCGTTCCGTCGGGTGTTTTCATCCATTGGTACCTATGTGGGCATGCGTGGTGGTGATGGTTATCCCGTGCTGGTGCGCAAGACAGAGCCGAAGCCGATTCGCATCTTCATACAGGATGGCGAGCACGATCAATGGATGGGTGGCCCCGAGGTAGGGGACTGGTGGATGAGCAACCAGACCATGGAGCGCGCGCTGAAGTTCTCCGGCTATCAGGTGGAGCACGTGTGGGGCACGGGTCGACACAGCGGCAAACAGGCTGCGATGGAATTCCCAGATGCGATGCGTTGGTTGTGGAAAGGCTGGCCACAGCCGGTGACCAGCGGTACTTCGGACAATAAGGTGCTGCAGAGCATCCTGGCGCAAGGTGAGGAATGGAAGCCGGTGGCGGAGGTGGCGTCACCGGGTGGACCGCTTGCCACAGATGCACAGGGGAATGTGGCCTTTGTGAACACCAAAGAAAGTAAGCTGATGCAGGTGATCGCTGAAGGCGGCGTGCGCGAACTCGGCAGCACGAAGGCGGAGACGAGTTGTTTTGCCTTCGGTGCGGATGGCCGACTGCGCTTCGCCGATGCGAATGCCAAGAAGCTTATGGTTCGGGAGGCGGACGGAAAGGAAGCCGTGCTGGCGGAAGGGGTAGCTGCGACCAACTTCGTGGTCACGCATGATGGAAGAATCTATGCGACCGACGCGAAGGCAGGGACGCTCACGCTCATCAAGTCAGACGGTGCCAAGGTGGAACTCGACCACGGTCTGCGCCAACCATCTGCGGTCACGCTTTCGCCCGATGGTCTGTGGCTCGCGGTGGCGGAGGCCTCGACACCGTGGGGCGTGAGCTGTCGCATCCAGGAAGATGGATCGGTGCAGGAGAAGCAGCGCTACTACTGGTACCACATTCCGGATTGGGCGGCGGACAGTGGTGCGAAGCAGGCGGTGATGGATGCTGCGGGCCAGATGTACGTGGCCACGCGCATGGGCGTGGAAGTGTTCGACCGCAACGGTCGTGTGCGGGCCATCCTGCCGCTGCCAAATCGTGGTGAGGCGAGTGCGGTGGCGTTCGGTGGGAAGGACTTCAAGACACTTTACGTGATCGCCGGTGGCAAGCTGTGGGCGCGCACGATGAAGATGGCAGGTGTCCCTGCGTGGAGCGCTCCCGTGCAACTTCCGCCTTGGGGTGCGGGCTGATATCCACGGTTCAGTCCCCTCTCACACGTTCTTTGTTCAGCTTCTCAAATCATGTTTCGCTTCCGACATCTCATGGCCTCGTTGGCCATCGCTCTCTTTGTCGTGCCGGTCCTTCAAGGGCAGGCTCCACCACCCGAAAAGCAAAGTGCCACGGTATGGATGGCGCCGCCTGCAGGTGAAAAAGGCAAATGGATTCGTGAGCTCTTCGAGCGTCCGGATGAATGGAAGGACACGCGGGAGGTGGTGGACGTCTTCTTCCAGACGGATTTGAACTTCCAGCGTCACTTCAAGGACGAGGAATTGCAGACGTGGTTCGGCATGCTCAAGCAATGGAACATCAAGCTCGCTCTCGAAGTCGGCGCGTTGAAGGAATGGGGACGCACGGGCGAAAAGACTTTTAACGCGGAGAAGCCCATCTGGGAGCGGTTGCAACGTTTGGGTGGGAACATCTATGCCATCGCCATGGATGAGCCGCTCGTGTGTGCGCGGGAGAAGATCCACGAGTCAGACGAATACGCGTTGGAAGAGACTGCGAACTACATCGCCCTCGTGCGACAACATTTCCCAAACATCCTCATCGGCGACATCGAGGCGTATCCGTCCATCTCCGTGGAGGATCATCAGAAGTGGATTGAGGGACTGGAAAAGAAGCTGGCGGCACGCAAGGTGCGCGGCCTCGACTTCTACCGCCTGGATGTGGACTGGATCCGGTTCAACGTACAGCAGAAGGGCTCTTGGCGGGACCTGAAGCGGCTGGAGCACTACTGCCGCGGACGAAAGCTGCCCTTCGCTCTGATTTACTGGTCCTCCGGCTATCCCGCGATGCAGCATCGTGGGCTCGCGGATGACAGTACGTGGTACACTTCCATCATGCAGCAGGGCTATGACTATGTGAGCGTGGATGGCAGGCCGGACCACTACGTCATTGAGAGCTGGGTGGGCGCACCTTCGAAGATGGTGCCGGATTCAGCCGACTGGACCTTCACGCGCTCGGTGCGCGACTTCGCGAGGAAATTCGTGAAACAACAGCCGACGGAATAGTTTTTCCTACGCCCACCCTCGCACGCACGAGCCATGATCCGCTTTTCCTCACGCATCCGCTCCCTGGCCAAGTCGCTTTGTGCCTTTCTGTTCATCAGCTCAACCGCCTCGACCTTCGCGGCGGGACTGACCGCGAAGCCGAACTTCGTCATCATCCTCACGGATGATCAGGGCCTCGCGGACTACAGTGCGTATGGAACCAGGGACCTCCGCACACCGAACATGGATCGCATCTTCCACGAGGGGATGACGTTCCAGAACTTCAAGGCCAATAGCCCGGTGTGTTCACCCACGCGTGCATCGCTACTTACAGGTTGTTATCCCGACCGGGTTGGCGTGCCGGGACTCGTGCGTGAGGAGGAACCCGGGAACAACTGGGGCTATCTGGCTCATTCCGCAGTGCTCTTGCCCAAGCTGCTGAAGCCAGCGGGCTATCACACCGGCATGGTTGGGAAATGGAACCTGGGCCTCTCTTCGCCGAACATTCCCAATGACCGCGGCTTTGACTTCTACCAGGGTTTCCTCGGAGACATGATGGATGACTACTGGAAGCACCTCCGCCATGACGTGAACATGCTGCGGAAGAACCGCGAGGTCATCACGCCCGAGGGGCATGCCACGGACCTCTTCACGGACTGGGCCTGCGACTACATTGCGGAGCGCGCCAAGAGTGGGCAGCCCTTCTTTCTGTATCTCGCGTACAATGCGCCACATGATCCCATCCAGCCACCGCCGGAGTGGCTCGAGAAGGTGAGAGCGCGTGAGCCCGGCATGGATGAGAAGCGCATGAAACTGGTGGCGCTCATTGAGCACCTGGATGCCGGCATTGGCCGCGTACTGGACACGCTTGAGAAAGCCGGCGTGTCGCAGAACACCCTGGTCACGCTCAGCTCGGACAATGGTGGCAGCTTACCCGTGGGTGCGAAGAACGGCCCCTGGCGCAGCGGCAAGACGCACATGTACGAAGGCGGCTTGCGCGTGCCCTTTGGTGCACGTTGGCCCGCACGCATCAAGGCTGGTAGCGAGACTCCGCGGACGGCGCTGACGATGGACCTCTTTCCCACAGTGCTGGAGGCTGCGGGTGCTGCGGTGCCGAAGGATATTGATGGTGCCAGCTTCCTGCCCACGATGGTGGGTGAGTCACAGCCGGAGACACCGCGCGACCTGTATTTCGTGCGCCGTGAAGGCGGCCCCATGTATGGTGGTAAAACCATCGAAGCTTTCCAGCGCGGTTATTGGAAGCTCCTGCAGGACAGTCCATTTGGCGCGCTGGAACTTTACAATCTGAAAGAGGATCCGTATGAGACCACAAACCTGGCAGAGAAGCGAAAGGACATCGTGCGGGATTTGAATGCAGGGCTGCGGAAGCAGATCCAGAAGAGTGGATCCGTGCCCTGGCAGAAGCCTGAGCAGCCGGACGACCTGAAATAGTGAGAACACTGTACGACCGGGAACGGGTGCGTCGTTAGTGAATGCCTGCCAGCCTGCCTGCCCCCATGAGTTCACTCCCTGCCCTTCACTTGTCCCCGGGTTCTTTGTTTTCCACTTTCAGATGCCTGATCGTTGGGGCGCTTCTGGTGTCCGGTGGTTTGGAGCTCCATGCGCAGAGCCCCAGTGTGGCGGAGTACAAATCGATCCAGGAAGCGCTCGACGCGAATCCCGGCAAGATGGTCTACCTGCCCCAGGGAGACCACGTGGTGTCCGAGCGCATCACCCTCAAGCATGATGGCAGCGGCTTGTATGGTTATGGACGCATCGTCCAGGAGAATGCAGAGCAACCCGTGATTCGCGCAGATGGCCGAAAGCGCATCATCTTGCGTGATATCACTCTCACGCGTGCGGAGGGGAAGCAGGAGAGCCGCGCAGAGGGCGTCTATCTCAACCAATGCGAAGACGTGCTGCTGGAGAATGTCCGTGTGATGGCCAACAGATCCCCCGCGGCTTCCATCAGCGTGAGGGATGGCAAGGCCACTCAGATTCGTGGCTGCGCGGTGGAGAACTACATGCGCATCAGCATCGATGACCGCACACAGTCGGAGAACTACGGCTATGCCTTTCGCTGCATTGATGGCACCGGCATTGCCGTAGTGAACAGCGAGGGCAACCTCATCCAGAACTGCCGCGTGGTGGAGCATGTGTTCGTGCCCACGCAGGCGCTCAAGGAGAAGCACGGCTTGGGGAAGTTCACCAAGAAGAATGCCGAGCGCGGCAAGCTGATGAACCCTGAAGTGTGGAATGCGGAATACGTGAACAACTGGCATCAGGGTTCCGGCATCATCGTGACTGGACCAGAAATCAGTGCGCGCACCCAGCTCATCGGAAACCAAATAGAGAATGCTGCGCAGGGCATCGATCTGCATTGCGACCAGGTCGTTGTTTCCAACAACATCGTGAACAATGCCTTCATCGGCATGAAGGCCATGCACGGTGCGCGCCATGTGCTCATCATCGGAAACCAGTTCATCAAAAATGACCTGTGGAGCATCGGCTTGATGCCCGGAGCTGCCTCACATCATGCAGAGCCAGCCACCACCGACCGTCCGGCGCTCGCTCCCAACGTGGATGGCGGATCCATCATCGCGAACAACATCATCTCGGATTTCGGCCATGGCAGCGCCTCATGGATGTGGATGGAATCGGGCTCCTGCAATCCGCTGCGTTTTGACAAGGGCCAGACACCGCAGAATCCACCGCTCACGGACGTGCTCATCCAGGGGAATGTGATCTACGATTCCGGCAAGGACTCACCTCTTGTTGATGGCGTGCCAAAAAAGGAAGGCCCGCGCTACAGCTATGCGGTGCGCATTGAGACGGATGGGAAGAACCCGCCACAGGGCCTGCACTTCAGCAACAACATCCTGCACCCCGGTAGCAAAGGTGTTAGCAACGTGGATTTGCCTCCGTAATACGGTCGCTAGAGAAGAACTCGTCTCCCATGAAACGCACGTCCCTTTCGGGCCGCCTCTCACGCCGTGAGTTTGTCCGAGCCTCGGGCTTGGCGGTTTCCGTCATGGCAGGAACCGGGGCAACCATCAAGGCCCAGGTTGCTGGTGTTCCGCCGGCTCCAGGTTCCCAGCCTGCCGCCACGGCAGCGGCTCACCGCCACCCGTTGCTGACCCCGGCAGCTCAGTTTGAGGATGTCTCCCGAGGCAATCCGAAACCGCATACGCTCACTGGCGATGCGCTGGTACAGGCCCGGCTCACTGCGGACACTTGGCGGATGGAGATCGTGGTCGATCCCTACACGAGTGAGTTGGTGAAGGAACCTGCGAGCCTGGGGAAGCAATACACGCTCGAGGCGGGCAACGCGCTGGATCTACCCACGTTGATGGAACTCGGAAAAAAGCACAGTGTGCGCTTCCTCAAAGCCATGCAGTGTCTGAACATCGCTTCGCCACTTGGCCAGGGACTGTGGGAAGGAGTGCCGCTGCGGGAGGTACTGCGGCTCTGTGGCAGCATGAAGAATGTGCGACGCATCTACTACTGGGGATTCCACAACAACAACCCGAAACAGATCTTCCAGTCCTCCCTCAGCTACACGCAGGCGATGGAAACACCGCCCGGTGAACTTCCCGCCTTCCTTGCCTACCGGCTCAA is a genomic window containing:
- a CDS encoding L,D-transpeptidase family protein, which codes for MKGISFVLPAVLVFATTTAFAMLPDPLPKAPEPIDAVLRLQIFLDGKLFGPGKLDGRPGEFTTKALNRYQRAQGFAETPLEGHTLDLSNITQLYTTYTIKEEDLKFVGDLPSQPSAQSKKKYLPYDSLLEFLTERFHCAPELLEFINLPMKMSRLKPGDTVRVPNVEPFLIEELTPIASLPENPDYLARVIKIDTREKILDLYDGEKILASLPITPGSGYLATPPGTWRIVGITQMPTFRWDKSVLDYGVRSENYYNLPIGPNNPVGVMWIGLSKPGIGVHGTNQPQTIGRSASHGCMRTANWDVVRLTKMITKGMTVVIEGPKPTPRPVYVERSTPQPPPPPPPQRRRGLFDWLFK
- a CDS encoding metalloregulator ArsR/SmtB family transcription factor; translation: MLAFTALADPTRRRIVEMLAEGERTAGEIVARFDMTAPAISQHLKMLREAGLVNVRADGQRRIHSLDQGGFSEMEAWIAKTKRFWENRLDVLEQTLRAEDEKKKKPSAKKK
- a CDS encoding SRPBCC domain-containing protein; this translates as MKQDPTYPFVRVVRRISFPAERVFDAWLDPHLASQWLFSTPSGTMVRAEVDARVGGKFTFTDRRDGEDVEHAGEYLEIDRPRRLVFTFGVPKYSKEFTKVTVEIVPQGDSCELTLTQDVHPDWVHFAPRSQDGWTVIVEGLAASLGERYAVVNRQPVQHIGSDVARVVRLLPGPVERVWSYLMEGDKRKTWFTDGTIEPRLGGRVNLHFRHANLSPDETPPDKYRAVHDPGVTMAGEVVAYDPPRKLGITWEGEKPEETSEVIFELEPQGDDVQLTLTHRKLNSDAERTDVSSGWHLHTAMLFARLSGSTPSPLWAAHNRLEAFYQRKLKETVAAAS
- a CDS encoding AraC family transcriptional regulator, with the protein product MPNATRNPGRSLHGKTRSAAELRRQLDGRDSWLQEIAPTSLFHTLFDSLPGLHFFAKNQRGEIMFLSRSIRERYGLRDDASTVGLTDFDINPHGMAESYVSDDARIYSTGEPMSDRVELWWDAQGVPNWYVVTKLPIWSRRGRIIGVMGVIQEYEGHARFDTPWREIAASVKFIRQHFRKQVSIAALARQAGLSIRQLQRRFRAVLRLTPQEFLIKTRVLAACRALRESDASLSDIASACGFYDQSSFTEHFRRHAGQTPLAYRRQILRCAT
- a CDS encoding serine hydrolase domain-containing protein — translated: MKIRFLMFLALLFTSVAIVAETPTSGPLAAALKPLVDEGKIAGAVMLVADKDKVLALESAGYASLATKEPMKNDAVFWIASMTKSVTGVAVMMLVDEGKISLDDPVEKYLPEFKGQQVQEREGGPLHPPKHPITIREVMTHTSGLLTARDPRLKYVPTLEEKVKQSAQFPLIREPGTKFEYNNVGINAAGRIVEVVSGMPYPEFLQQRLFTPLGMKDTTFWPTEEQASRLASSVRLNKDKTALEDVKLDANLPAETFAKLSKTATVPRRVFDNFGVGKFSEYANKYGEPAGGLFSTATDMGRFCQMLLNGGTFDGKRYLTENAVKAMSSVQSGDVKVTPDTGYGIGWYAKFAGAEPPGMGSYTHQGARKTVMWVDPKNGLAMVVMVQNFDMDPDAHKRMHQSFLKAATGVIGKNK
- a CDS encoding sulfatase-like hydrolase/transferase, encoding MKVSLSRTLILYVCTSWCLLSSHSWTQQPAATGKKPNIIFILADDLGWSDTAINGTTTFFETPNIQKLADRGMTFRQAYAANPTCSPTRASILTGMYPGRIGITTPSCHEPDVRLEATLNQRSAPDQPSLSTQTATRLKQEYFTLAEALKENGYKTGHFGKWHLGLEPYDPKRQGFDVDVPNWSGPGPSGYLAPWKGKNFSLPAKEGEHVEDLMSQEAIKFMREHKDEPFYLNYWAFSVHSPWQAKPDLVEKYRRKSDAKALQREPVYAAMVESLDDAVGRLLNTLDELKIADRTIIVFFSDNGGVNWFEPNMKKNSGMDYAPTSNAPLRGGKGTLYEGGTREPCVVVWPGKTQAGAKSDALLSSVDFYPTLLEMAGIPVKSEVRLDGVSQVPALLGKKGPRDTTFCYFPHYSPPGHVVKTVPGAWVRQGDWKLIRLFNAAPDQNDRYELYNLKDDPGEARDLSVDLYAKVQELDVLLSKHLRETNALVPGKNPYYNPELPDLIPVKGATLAKRNGVLVITAEGNPSFSTTELPSGQGPFTLGVRIRAHGKGEGRIFWNTSKKEPYARERSASFPLEHDDAWHNYAIAIPAAQPLYSLRLDAGTGAGETRVEFLRLRDKGEKLVREWTFNGDDYVTGPDSRRQPEVPVGKRFQFTFDSSKIFPGTSRGITVYVPAQYKADKPACVYVGLDGLGFGVPEVFDNLIHSGEMPVTIAIGVAPGSVASTKAGQNPRFNRSYEFDGMNDNFARFILEELLPDIEKRQTPDGLPIRLSKDPNDRCTGGGSTGGIGAFTLAWERPDAFRRVFSSIGTYVGMRGGDGYPVLVRKTEPKPIRIFIQDGEHDQWMGGPEVGDWWMSNQTMERALKFSGYQVEHVWGTGRHSGKQAAMEFPDAMRWLWKGWPQPVTSGTSDNKVLQSILAQGEEWKPVAEVASPGGPLATDAQGNVAFVNTKESKLMQVIAEGGVRELGSTKAETSCFAFGADGRLRFADANAKKLMVREADGKEAVLAEGVAATNFVVTHDGRIYATDAKAGTLTLIKSDGAKVELDHGLRQPSAVTLSPDGLWLAVAEASTPWGVSCRIQEDGSVQEKQRYYWYHIPDWAADSGAKQAVMDAAGQMYVATRMGVEVFDRNGRVRAILPLPNRGEASAVAFGGKDFKTLYVIAGGKLWARTMKMAGVPAWSAPVQLPPWGAG